A portion of the Diceros bicornis minor isolate mBicDic1 chromosome 20, mDicBic1.mat.cur, whole genome shotgun sequence genome contains these proteins:
- the GZMA gene encoding granzyme A, with protein sequence MLIDVGTPATMRNSFLASSLSIVTFLLLIPEDFCVKIIGGNEVTPHSRPYMVLLKGKNICAGALIAKDWVLTAAHCGLERKSKVILGAHSMDENEREKQIIVIKKEFPHPCYDEDTHEHDLKLLQLNKKAAINENVNILPLPKNGNDVKPGTACRVAGWGQFRNQSPPSDTLREVNVTVIDRKICNDPKHYNYNPVIGLNMICAGNLRGGKDSCNGDSGSPLICEGTFRGVTAFGLPGKCGDPRGPGVYSLLSKEHLNWINKTMKGKFR encoded by the exons ATGCTGATTGATGTGGGGACACCAGCCACAATGAGGAACTCCTTTCTGGCATCCTCTCTCTCGATTGTCACTTTTCTCCTGCTAATTCCTGAAG attTCTGTGTAAAAATTATTGGAGGAAATGAAGTGACCCCTCATTCAAGACCCTACATGGTgctactaaaaggaaaaaacatctgTGCTGGGGCTTTGATTGCAAAAGACTGGGTATTGACTGCAGCTCACTGTGGCCT GGAGAGAAAGTCCAAAGTCATTCTTGGGGCTCACTCAATGGATGAGAATGAGCGAGAAAAACAGATCATTGTCATTAAAAAAGAGTTTCCCCATCCGTGCTATGATGAGGACACACACGAGCATGACCTTAAACTTCTACAG CTGAACAAAAAAGCAGCAATTAATGAAAACGTAAATATCCTTCCTCTCCCTAAAAATGGGAATGATGTGAAACCAGGAACCGCGTGTCGAGTTGCAGGGTGGGGGCAGTTTCGCAATCAGTCACCTCCATCTGATACTCTGAGAGAAGTCAATGTCACCGTCATAGACAGAAAGATCTGCAATGATCCAAAGCACTATAATTATAATCCCGTGATTGGATTGAATATGATTTGTGCCGGAAACCTCCGAGGTGGAAAAGACTCGTGCAAT GGAGATTCTGGAAGCCCTCTGATATGTGAGGGAACTTTCAGAGGTGTCACTGCCTTTGGCCTTCCAGGGAAATGCGGAGACCCTCGAGGACCTGGCGTCTATAGTCTTCTCTCAAAGGAACACCTCAACTGGATAAATAAGACTATGAAGGGAAAGTTTAGATAA